In Mastacembelus armatus chromosome 22, fMasArm1.2, whole genome shotgun sequence, a genomic segment contains:
- the slc2a1c gene encoding solute carrier family 2, facilitated glucose transporter member 1, with protein sequence MASQESHLTATLLTSILAAVLGSLQTGYHTGNINAPARIIEEFFNHTWRARHNQSMPDHSLTLLWSLSVSIKDFGALLGSLGVKYLADSYGRRNSILIVNCLSVVGACLMSASKISKSFELLILGRLVFGLFCGLVMSLNPLYIQEVSPTNLRGAFATLNQVSFASGILVGMVAGLETVLGTEHYWAMMLSLSLIAALAQYLVLPFCPESPRYLLINRGEEKKAEAALLKLRGRADKVYAELEEMKEEAAHTQSGVTIHEFFKKRSYKQPIVIVLIVNLGSQLSGFNAIINYSTRMFQAKFDQAKYLTLGVGAVNVTFTLVAFFLMERAGRRKLLLTGFISIAVCNVLMTTVESVLHLAPELRSLQVLLVFCLISAYELGPGPISWFIAAELFDQPGRPMAMAFTSMLNWGGKFVLALLFPPLLKICGVYVYLLFMMMAVLAFTFTWIRLPETKGRTFDDIAEEFRGAEGIPLHNKTGFNTFT encoded by the exons ATGGCATCCCAggag agCCATCTGACAGCCACACTCCTGACCTCCATCCTGGCAGCGGTGCTTGGCTCCCTGCAGACTGGATATCACACCGGCAACATCAACGCTCCAGCCAGG ATCATCGAAGAATTTTTCAACCACACCTGGAGAGCCAGACACAACCAGTCAATGCCAGATCACAGCTTGACTCTCCTGTGGTCACTGTCTGTCAGTATTAAGGACTTTGGCGCCTTGCTGGGCTCACTGGGAGTAAAATATCTGGCTGACTCTTATGGCAG GCGTAACTCCATCCTTATAGTgaactgtctgtctgtggtggGAGCATGTCTGATGTCTGCCTCCAAAATCAGCAAGTCTTTTGAGCTTCTCATCCTGGGACGGTTGGTGTTTGGTCTGTTCTGTGGCCTGGTGATGAGTTTAAATCCCCTCTACATCCAGGAGGTGTCACCCACCAATCTGAGAGGGGCCTTTGCGACCCTCAACCAGGTGTCCTTCGCATCCGGCATCCTAGTGGGAATG GTAGCTGGACTGGAGACAGTGTTGGGTACAGAGCATTACTGGGCCATGATGTTGTCCCTGTCACTCATCGCGGCCCTGGCACAGTATCTGGTCCTGCCATTCTGCCCTGAGAGCCCTCGATACCTGCTCATCAATcgaggagaggagaagaaggcaGAGGCTG CCCTGCTGAAGCTCAGAGGCAGAGCAGACAAGGTGTATGCTGAGCTGgaagaaatgaaggaagagGCTGCCCACACTCAGAGCGGTGTCACCATCCACGAGTTCTTCAAAAAGCGCAGCTACAAGCAGCCGATCGTCATCGTCCTCATTGTCAACTTGGGCAGCCAGCTATCGGGATTCAATGCA ATCATCAATTATTCCACCAGAATGTTCCAGGCCAAGTTTGACCAGGCCAAATATCTGACTCTGGGTGTGGGTGCTGTTAATGTGACCTTCACTTTGGTAGCA ttCTTCCTGATGGAACGGGCAGGGAGGAGGAAATTGCTACTGACTGGTTTCATCTCCATAGCAGTGTGCAATGTACTCATGACCACAGTCGAGTCTGTCCTG CACCTGGCCCCAGAGCTACGGAGCCTGCAggtcctgctggttttctgcCTGATTTCAGCTTATGAGCTGGGCCCGGGCCCCATCTCCTGGTTCATCGCTGCTGAGCTGTTTGACCAGCCTGGAAGACCTATGGCCATGGCTTTCACCAGCATGCTCAACTGGGGAGGGAAATTTGTACTGGCACTCCTCTTTCCTCCATTACTG AAAATCTGCGGAGTGTACGTGTACTTGCTCTTCATGATGATGGCGGTGCTCGCCTTCACCTTTACCTGGATTCGCCTCCCCGAGACCAAAGGTCGCACATTTGATGACATTGCAGAGGAGttcagaggagcagagggaaTCCCTTTGCACAATAAGACTGGATTCAACACTTTCACCTGA